The window TTCATCGTTGAGATGGGGGCCGGTGATGGTACTCTATGCTTTGACATCCTGAATGCAGCAACGGAGAGGTATCCCTCTTTTTTTGAGATGCTCCAATATCTAATTATTGAAGAGAGCGAGGGACTGAGAAAAGTACAGAAAGAACGTCTGAATAATGGAGGTTATTGTGAGGGTGATAAAGTAAGGTGGACCGATATCTCAGACCCCGTTTTCCATGACGGGCTTATAGGGTGTGTTCTATCTAATGAGCTTGTTGACGCCTTCCCGGTTCACATTGTTGAAAAGAGAGATGGTAAATTAAAAGAGGTATATGTAAGTATGACGGATGATGCCTTTACGGAAGTTCTCGATACATTATCGTCTCCTGAGATCGAAGGCTATTTTGACAGGTTGGGAATCGAACTTCAGGAAGGGCAGCGTGCAGAGGTGAATCTCAGGGCGATAGAATGGATGAAGTGGGTGGCAAGGTCATTGAATACCGGTTTTGCGATAACTATTGACTATGGTTATACTTCGGAAGAACTATATGCCCCTGAGCGCAGCAGGGGAACATTCCTCTGTTATTATAAACACCAGGTGGTGGAGGACCCCCTTATAAATATTGGTGAGCAGGACATGACGAGCCATGTTGATTTTACCACCTTAATGATGACTGGGGAAGGTTGCGGGCTGATGACTGCCGGTTTTACAGATCAGATGCATTTTTTGTTCGGCCTGGGGATTGGAAAAAGTATCGAAGAAATAAGTGAAAAGACATCTACCGAGACTGATGCCTTAAATGCAAGACTCCTGATAAAAAACCTGATTATGCCCGGCAGGATGGGTAATGTGTTCAAGGTACTTGTTCAATATAAAGGGTTTGATACAGTGCCTGAATTAAGCGGTCTTAATAAGAATCCGTTTGCTTGAAAGTTCACGGTATGACGCCTCCCTGTTCGATAGGGTAGTTCATTTTTTTATATTCAAGGATGCCGCCCATTATATTAAATACCTTTTTAAATCCATTTTCAGCGAGTATCTCACTTGCTGCCTTACTCCTTCTTCCGGAGCGGCATATTACGTATACTTCTTTGTCCTCAAGTCCCTTGAGCTCAGTTATCCGCTTTTTTAATTCTGAAACCGGAATAAGCCTGTCAGTAGCAGGTACATGCATTTCGCGGTATTCATCCGGAGACCTGACATCGAGGAGAAAAATGCCATTATCGAGTTTCGATTTT is drawn from Nitrospirota bacterium and contains these coding sequences:
- a CDS encoding SAM-dependent methyltransferase, translating into MTLSNVLKDRILSREKIPFAEFMEVALFYPSLGYYSSERVKIGKAGDYFTSTSVHQVFGELICKQIEEMWRITGSASFFIVEMGAGDGTLCFDILNAATERYPSFFEMLQYLIIEESEGLRKVQKERLNNGGYCEGDKVRWTDISDPVFHDGLIGCVLSNELVDAFPVHIVEKRDGKLKEVYVSMTDDAFTEVLDTLSSPEIEGYFDRLGIELQEGQRAEVNLRAIEWMKWVARSLNTGFAITIDYGYTSEELYAPERSRGTFLCYYKHQVVEDPLINIGEQDMTSHVDFTTLMMTGEGCGLMTAGFTDQMHFLFGLGIGKSIEEISEKTSTETDALNARLLIKNLIMPGRMGNVFKVLVQYKGFDTVPELSGLNKNPFA
- a CDS encoding rhodanese-like domain-containing protein; protein product: MDYKIKIAAVIIVLTSIIYGFNYFVLAGPKQYNDITVTGFYEKSKLDNGIFLLDVRSPDEYREMHVPATDRLIPVSELKKRITELKGLEDKEVYVICRSGRRSKAASEILAENGFKKVFNIMGGILEYKKMNYPIEQGGVIP